GACTCGTCGCCCCGACCGTCCGCGTCGTCGCCGAGGGAATTCCGGCTGCCGGAAAGCACGACGCCCGCACTTCCCGCCGTCGAGGACTTCGCCGCTCTGGGCATGCCCGCGGGGCTGCTGAAGACCCTCACCACGCAGGGCGTGACCACCCCCTTCCCCATCCAGGCGGCCACGCTGCCCAACTCGCTCGCCGGCCGTGACCTGCTGGGACGGGGACGCACCGGCTCGGGCAAGACCCTCGCGTTCGGGCTGGCGCTCCTGGCCCGCACGGCCGGACTGCGTGCGGAGCCCAAGGCGCCCCTCGCCCTCGTGCTGGTGCCCACCCGTGAACTCGCCCAGCAGGTGGCGGACGCGCTGACCCCCTACGCGACGGCGGTGAACCTCCGGCTCGCCACCGTGGTCGGCGGGCTGTCCATCACCAAGCAGGCCGGTGCGCTCCGGCGCGGCGCCGAGGTACTCGTGGCGACTCCGGGCAGGCTCAACGACCTCGTGGAACGCGGGGACTGCGTGCTCGCCCAGGTGCGCATCACGGTGCTGGACGAAGCCGACCAGATGACCGACATGGGCTTCCTGCCGCAGATCACCAAGGTGATCCAGCAAGTACGGCCCGACGGACAGCGCATGCTCTTCTCGGCCACCCTGGACCGGAACATCGACCGCCTGGTGCAGCGGTTCCTGACCGATCCCGTGGTGCACTCCGTGGACCCGTCCGCCGGAGCGGTGACCACCATGGAACACCACGTGCTCCACGTCCAGGACGAGACCGACAAGAAGGCCGTCACCACGCGCATCGCGGCCCGTGACGGCAGGGTCATCCTCTTCCTGGACACCAAGAGGTCCGCCGACCGGCTCGCCAAGCGGCTCCTGGCCGTCGGTGTCCGCGCGGCGGCACTGCACGGAGGCCGCTCCCAGCCGCAGCGGAACCGCACCCTGGAACAGTTCAAGAACGGCCAGGTCACCGCGCTGGTGGCGACGAACGTCGCGGCCCGGGGCATACACATCGACGACCTCGACCTCGTCGTGAACGTCGATCCCCCCACCGACCACAAGGACTACCTCCACCGGGGCGGCCGCACGGCCCGCGCCGGCGGCTCCGGCAGCGTGGTCACGCTGGTCCTGCCCGACCAGAAGCGGGACGTCACCCGGCTCATGTCGGACGCCGGCATCCGCCCCCGGACGGCACGCGTCACGTCGAGCGACGCCCAGCTGGCCACCATCACCGGCGCCCGCGAGCCTTCCGGCGTGGCCGTCACCATCGAGGTCCCCCAGCCGGCGACACCGACGGCGTCCCGCCCGGACCGGAAGACCGGCGCCAAGCCCGGCAGGCGATCCGGCCGCCGACGGCGAAACGGCGGCGGGGCCGAAGCGGCGACAGGCGCTGCCACCAGGACGGGGAGCCGGGGCTCCGACCGCCGGGCCGCGGCCGGGGCGACAGCCTCCGGTGGCACCTCCGCAAACGGCGGGCGCGGTGCTGCCCGCCGAGCGGGATCCGGCGGGGCCACGGGCGGTGCCGTCGGAGCGGGCGGCCGCGGCTCCGACCGCCGGGGCGGCCGCCGCAGCTCTGCCACCTAGGGCCTGGCCGCATCAGGCACCTGCTCGGCCGGCCTGGGCTTGGCGATCTTCGCCAGGCCCAGGTGCTCTTTCCACTCGCGGACTCCTCATCCGCTGGTACGCCACCGGCCAAACCGCCGACCGGTTCAGCAGGTTGATGCCCAGCTTCGGGGTGCCGTCGTCGTTGGCGTCGTAGTAGTGGTGGACGATCAGGTCGCCGTCGTAGGCGAGGCCGCCGCCGGTCGAGTTGGGCTCCTTCCGCTGCCCGGTCCTGCGTCACGTACGCGGGCGTGTGACCGTCAGGACCTTCAGGGTCACCAAGGGGTGGAACAGGACGGCCGGTGAGGCCACCATGTTCACCACGCGTACGAACCTCGCCCAGACCCCGGCGTCCTTCACCGCCACATGGAACAGACGCATGTTGTACCAGTGGGCGAAGCGCGCGGCGAGGGGCTGGCCGTCCGGGGTCCACATCAGGTCGGAGTTGGTGGACACCGTCCACGGCAGCAGCACCAGACGGCCCACCTTCTTCTGGAATCCACCGGCGAGGCCGTCCAGCCGCCCGGTCGCGCTGTGCCGCTTCAGCATGCCCTGCAGCAACTCCGCCTCCATCGCCGCCACCGTCAGACCCTGGCCGTAGACGGGGTTGAAGACGCAGACGGCGTCACCGACGGCGATCAGGCGGTCCGGCCAGTCCTTGACGGTGTGGTACAGCCGCCACTGGTTGTCGGCGTTGGTGTAGCGCCGGGTGGGCTCCTGGGCGGTGCGCCGGCCGATGTGCTCGGCGAGGCGCGGGTTCTGCAGGCTCTCGGCGAACGCCAGATATCCCTCGTCGTCGGTCGGCGGCTGGTCCTGGAACCCGAACAGCGAGCAGGTCCAGCGGTTGCGCTCCACGGCGAGCAGGACCCCGGCCCGGCGCACCCTGGGGGCGAACAGCATCTGGTAGGCGACGTAGTAATCCGGGTGGCCGGGCTGGCTCGCGTGCGGCCGGTCGAAGTTCATCGACGTGTAGGTGACCTTCGCCTTCACGGTCCGCTTGGGCGGCACCGTGATCCCCAGCGCGCCCAGCCAGTCCGTCAGGGAGCTGGCCCGTCCGGAGGTGTCGACGACCAGATCGGCGGCCAGCTCGAAGGGCTCCGTGGCCGCGGGGTCCGAGGCGTCCGTGTGCTGCGACCGGCATGTCACGCCGGTCACCCGGCCCGAGGAGTCCCGCGTCAGGCCCGTGCACTGGGTCGACGGCACCAGTGTGACCTGGGGAAGCGCGAGCACCTTGCGGCGCAGGCGGCGTTCCAGCTCGTCGCGGGTGAAGGTCTGGATGCGGACGCCCGTACGCCGCCGTGGCGCGAGTCCGACGGGCAGCAGGAAGTCGATGCCCTCTCCGTAGTCGAACACCGGCGCTCCCGCCGCGCGCAACTCGTCGCGCAGTCCCGGGAACAGCCGCTCCAGGATCTGCCCGCCCTTGGCGAGCATCGCGTGCGCGTGGTAGCCCTGCGGGGCGCCCGGATGGACGCCGGTGTCCTCGTCCACGGCGTCCCGTTCCACGAGGATGACCTCGCGGAAGAAGTCGGCCAGGACGCGTGCGGTCACCAGGCCCGCATAGCTGCCGCCGACGACAACGGCCTTGGCCCAAGGGCGATCTGTTCTCATGTCGTCTCCCATCCAACAGAGTCAACGGCACCACCGAGAGCCCCGGTACGGGGCTCTGGATGCATCCGGGGAGCGCGCGCAGGCCCACGATCATGCGTCGATGGGCCTGCACGCCGTAACGTCAGATCCGGTCGGCCGCGATGAGCAGGTAGTGGAAGCTGCCCTCCTTGTAGGCGGTGAGGAACGGGTCCTCGATGCCGGTGGCCACGGACGACTTCGCACGCAGTTCCCAGTAGGGGATCGTGTCCGGGGTCAGGTCCAGCACCTGCATCGGCACGAGGTTGTTCGCGGCGAGGGCCCTGAAGTACTCGCTGCGCGGATGGATGTTGCAGGTGTAGTGCTCGTCGATCCGGCTGACGGCCTTGGAGCGCATACCGGTGACGTCGTTCGAGCAGCCGGTGATGCAGACGTAGCGTCCGCCGTATTCCAGCATGCGTGAGAACTCGGCGAAGAGTTCGAACAGGTCGACGTACATGGTCGTCTCGTTGGTCCAGATCGCCTGGCGGGATCCGGTCTCCAGACGGGTGTCGAGCATGTTGCGGAAGTGGAAGCGGACCTTGTCGCTCACGCCGCGCTGCCGCGCCTGCTCGTTGGCGAAGTCGATCTGCTGCTCGGAGATGCTGACGCCGTCCACGTAGCAGCCGAAGCGGGCATTCGCCATGAAGCTGCTGCCGCCGCGGCCGGAACCCGCGTCCAGCACCCGGTCGTCCGGGGAGATGTCACCGAGGTGGTCGAGGAGTACCTCGGCCTGGGCCGACTCCAGGCGGTGCAGTTCCTCGATGATGCGCTGGTCGCGGGTCTCGGGCGGGCCGACGAGCACCGAGGGGTCCCATTCACCGAGGCCGTAGTGGTGGTGGTAGAGGCCGTCGACCTCGCCGAGCTTGATGTTGACCGGGTCCTTCTCCTTGTTCCAGTACTCCGCGACCGACTTCTGGTAGTCGGTGCGCAGGACATCGCGCATGACGATGCTTTCCATCTGGGTGGAGATCTTGGACATGGGGGTTCCTTAGGTGAGGCTGGGTGGGGGATGCGCGCAGGGGCCGCGCGCGCGGGGTCAGGCGGCCTGCGCGGGCTCGTGCGACGCGCTCTCGGGCGACGCGTCCTCGCGGCGGCGGCCGCTGCTCGCGTGCCACTCACGGCTGCCGCCGGCCCAGGTCCAGGTGCCTGCCAGGAAGCGGCACAGTTCCGGGGAGCCGGTCCGGGCGAGCGCGGCCGCCTCGGCCTCGAAGGTGAGCATCAGCTCGTTGTGGATGTCGACCGTGCGGTCGACGGCCTCCGCCGGCGAGCAGCCTTCCTCGGAGGCGATCAGCCGGGGCAGGCTGAAGTCCGCCGGGTCCTCCTTGGCCATGGAGTAGAGATCGTTGACGAGCATGCCGGCGGTGCCCGCCATGGTGAAGGCACGCCGTACACGGGGGTCGGAGAACTCGCCGTAGGGCACCTCGTATCCGGCGATCGTGTCGACGAGCACCATGCCCGGTACGAAGCTGTTCTCGTGCCGGTGCGTCAGGAACTCCCCGGCGGACGGGACATGCCCCGAGGCCTGCCAGTCGGCCTCTTGGTCGAAGGCGTTGAGCATGATGCCCAGCTCGTGGCGGAGCCGGCGCACCTGTGACATCGTCGCGTACGTGTGGAGGTTGCGCAGGCTGTCCCTGAGGGCCCGCATGACCGGGTCCGCCGTGACCGCCCTCTTCGAGCCGGGGGCGTAGCCGAGCGGGAGGTGGGACTGGTCGATCACCGAGCGGGCGACGGCGAGCCGTTGGCCCGGTTCCGCGGGCCGGGCCTCCTCGGCCTCGCCGTCCAGGTGGTGGTCGCCCACGGCCCACTCCGACAGGGCGCACTTAGCGGCCGCGAGCAGCCGGTCGGGGTCGTCGGACTCGGGGTGGGCCAGCATGACGAGCCGCCCGAGGTCGGCCGTACGGATCTTGTCCAACCGCCCCGCACAGATCCCGGTCTCCTCGGC
The genomic region above belongs to Streptomyces sp. CG1 and contains:
- a CDS encoding geranyl diphosphate 2-C-methyltransferase codes for the protein MSKISTQMESIVMRDVLRTDYQKSVAEYWNKEKDPVNIKLGEVDGLYHHHYGLGEWDPSVLVGPPETRDQRIIEELHRLESAQAEVLLDHLGDISPDDRVLDAGSGRGGSSFMANARFGCYVDGVSISEQQIDFANEQARQRGVSDKVRFHFRNMLDTRLETGSRQAIWTNETTMYVDLFELFAEFSRMLEYGGRYVCITGCSNDVTGMRSKAVSRIDEHYTCNIHPRSEYFRALAANNLVPMQVLDLTPDTIPYWELRAKSSVATGIEDPFLTAYKEGSFHYLLIAADRI
- a CDS encoding FAD-dependent oxidoreductase — protein: MRTDRPWAKAVVVGGSYAGLVTARVLADFFREVILVERDAVDEDTGVHPGAPQGYHAHAMLAKGGQILERLFPGLRDELRAAGAPVFDYGEGIDFLLPVGLAPRRRTGVRIQTFTRDELERRLRRKVLALPQVTLVPSTQCTGLTRDSSGRVTGVTCRSQHTDASDPAATEPFELAADLVVDTSGRASSLTDWLGALGITVPPKRTVKAKVTYTSMNFDRPHASQPGHPDYYVAYQMLFAPRVRRAGVLLAVERNRWTCSLFGFQDQPPTDDEGYLAFAESLQNPRLAEHIGRRTAQEPTRRYTNADNQWRLYHTVKDWPDRLIAVGDAVCVFNPVYGQGLTVAAMEAELLQGMLKRHSATGRLDGLAGGFQKKVGRLVLLPWTVSTNSDLMWTPDGQPLAARFAHWYNMRLFHVAVKDAGVWARFVRVVNMVASPAVLFHPLVTLKVLTVTRPRT
- a CDS encoding DEAD/DEAH box helicase; translation: MSRRPQKPNRRDSSPRPSASSPREFRLPESTTPALPAVEDFAALGMPAGLLKTLTTQGVTTPFPIQAATLPNSLAGRDLLGRGRTGSGKTLAFGLALLARTAGLRAEPKAPLALVLVPTRELAQQVADALTPYATAVNLRLATVVGGLSITKQAGALRRGAEVLVATPGRLNDLVERGDCVLAQVRITVLDEADQMTDMGFLPQITKVIQQVRPDGQRMLFSATLDRNIDRLVQRFLTDPVVHSVDPSAGAVTTMEHHVLHVQDETDKKAVTTRIAARDGRVILFLDTKRSADRLAKRLLAVGVRAAALHGGRSQPQRNRTLEQFKNGQVTALVATNVAARGIHIDDLDLVVNVDPPTDHKDYLHRGGRTARAGGSGSVVTLVLPDQKRDVTRLMSDAGIRPRTARVTSSDAQLATITGAREPSGVAVTIEVPQPATPTASRPDRKTGAKPGRRSGRRRRNGGGAEAATGAATRTGSRGSDRRAAAGATASGGTSANGGRGAARRAGSGGATGGAVGAGGRGSDRRGGRRSSAT